From Planococcus halocryophilus, the proteins below share one genomic window:
- a CDS encoding YkyB family protein produces MSTAKSDSDIAQAIFTVNRHAKTAPDNQYLYALKKEALNLMIEKQRALKIGLHFSKNPQKSQQQSSVLVKCGSYYFHMLPKKEDFASLEHLGHLDDSYRNPPSRMNLKVAKEILRALTGLEPQKKESTTSNFSKAYQPRQIDRFYSPKKSYFD; encoded by the coding sequence ATGTCAACTGCTAAATCAGATTCAGATATCGCGCAAGCCATTTTCACAGTTAACCGGCACGCAAAAACCGCTCCTGATAATCAATATTTATATGCTCTTAAAAAAGAAGCATTAAATTTGATGATTGAAAAACAGCGCGCGTTAAAAATCGGTTTACACTTCAGTAAAAACCCTCAGAAAAGCCAACAACAATCTTCCGTCCTCGTTAAATGTGGCAGTTATTATTTTCACATGCTCCCGAAAAAAGAAGATTTCGCCTCTCTTGAACACTTAGGTCACCTGGATGATAGTTACCGCAATCCGCCAAGTCGCATGAATTTAAAAGTGGCAAAAGAGATTTTACGAGCATTGACCGGATTGGAACCGCAAAAAAAAGAGTCGACAACTTCCAATTTCTCTAAAGCTTATCAACCAAGACAAATTGATCGTTTTTATTCTCCAAAAAAATCTTATTTTGATTAA
- a CDS encoding NAD(P)-dependent oxidoreductase, with translation MKLGFIGTGVMGNSLVKHLLDNQHEVSIYTRTAEKAKNLVEAGAVLVESPQQVAETSEVIFTMVGYPSDVEQVYFGEQGLLENAKKGTILVDMTTSQPQLAQRIFEAAAEKGLHALDAPVSGGDIGAKNGVLSIMIGGEKEVYKEILPILNLFGENIVFQGPAGSGQHTKMCNQINIASNMIGVCESIIYAEKAGLDPERVLRSISSGAAGSWSLSNLAPKMINEDFRPGFYIKHFIKDMKIAAQEAENWGLDLPGLRMSLSMYENIAAQGNEENGTQALIEHYKS, from the coding sequence ATGAAGCTTGGATTTATCGGAACTGGTGTTATGGGGAATAGCTTAGTAAAGCATTTACTTGATAATCAGCATGAAGTTTCTATCTATACACGTACCGCTGAAAAAGCAAAAAATTTAGTAGAAGCCGGTGCAGTTCTCGTTGAGTCACCTCAGCAAGTTGCTGAAACTAGTGAAGTAATTTTTACAATGGTTGGTTATCCTTCCGATGTAGAACAAGTTTATTTTGGTGAACAAGGATTATTAGAAAATGCAAAAAAAGGAACGATTCTTGTCGATATGACAACTTCACAGCCACAATTAGCTCAACGAATTTTTGAAGCAGCAGCTGAAAAAGGGCTTCATGCATTAGATGCTCCTGTGTCTGGAGGAGATATCGGTGCTAAGAATGGTGTATTGTCTATTATGATTGGTGGAGAAAAAGAAGTTTACAAAGAAATTTTGCCTATCCTTAATTTGTTTGGTGAAAATATTGTATTCCAAGGTCCAGCGGGTTCAGGTCAGCATACCAAAATGTGTAACCAAATTAATATTGCCAGCAATATGATTGGCGTTTGTGAGTCGATTATTTATGCGGAAAAAGCAGGATTGGATCCTGAACGTGTATTGCGATCAATTTCTTCAGGTGCAGCAGGTTCATGGTCGCTATCAAACTTAGCGCCAAAAATGATCAACGAAGATTTCCGACCAGGTTTTTACATAAAGCACTTTATTAAAGATATGAAAATTGCAGCACAGGAAGCAGAAAATTGGGGATTAGATTTACCAGGACTGCGTATGTCACTCAGTATGTATGAAAATATTGCGGCACAAGGTAATGAAGAAAATGGAACACAAGCTTTAATCGAGCATTACAAATCATAA